A single Ignavibacteriales bacterium DNA region contains:
- a CDS encoding M24 family metallopeptidase: protein MKSLINEKIEQAVSILNEKDTDLWMIFARESSVNHDPAMDIVVGANCTWQSAFMINRNGDTTAIVGSLEVPNMTTVGTYKNVEGYLKSVKEPLLEYLRKHNPKKIAINFSKHSNLADGLTYGLYLNLLDHLAGTDFPLRFISSEEIVAALRGRKSDSEVSNITAAIEVTEKIYNELTGFMKPGMSEKDVAAFILKRIADHGLETAWEQDHCPAVYTGPETAGAHSGPTDRKIEKGHIINTDFGVKVNGYCSDMQRTWYVLRDSETTAPPQVQKGFDVIKQAIRNAFAGMKPGVPGCEIDDLARNHITSNGYAEYQHGLGHQVGRAVHDGGAGLFPRWERYGNTPFLPLEPGHVFTIEPRLFVEGHGVVTVEEMVNVTADGCRWLSHPQEELWYIKG, encoded by the coding sequence ATGAAATCCCTCATTAATGAAAAAATAGAGCAGGCAGTTTCCATTCTGAACGAAAAAGACACAGATCTCTGGATGATCTTTGCCCGGGAGAGTTCAGTGAACCACGATCCGGCGATGGATATCGTTGTCGGGGCAAACTGCACCTGGCAGTCAGCTTTTATGATCAACCGGAATGGTGACACCACGGCCATTGTCGGTTCACTTGAGGTCCCCAATATGACCACAGTCGGAACCTATAAAAATGTGGAAGGGTATCTTAAGTCGGTAAAAGAACCGCTATTAGAATATCTCCGGAAGCATAATCCTAAAAAGATCGCCATTAACTTTTCAAAGCACTCCAATCTGGCGGACGGTCTTACTTACGGTCTTTATCTGAATCTGCTTGATCATCTGGCCGGAACAGATTTCCCTCTGCGGTTTATTTCCTCTGAGGAAATTGTAGCTGCTCTGCGCGGAAGAAAATCCGACTCAGAAGTCAGCAACATTACCGCCGCTATAGAAGTAACCGAAAAGATTTATAATGAACTGACCGGATTTATGAAACCGGGAATGAGCGAAAAGGATGTGGCCGCTTTTATCCTGAAACGAATTGCTGATCACGGTCTTGAAACGGCGTGGGAACAGGATCACTGCCCTGCTGTATATACCGGCCCGGAAACCGCCGGTGCACACTCCGGCCCGACCGACCGGAAAATTGAAAAGGGGCATATCATCAATACCGATTTCGGCGTAAAGGTAAACGGCTACTGCTCTGATATGCAAAGAACCTGGTACGTTCTCCGCGATAGTGAGACTACCGCTCCCCCTCAGGTGCAAAAGGGATTTGATGTTATTAAACAGGCGATCAGAAATGCATTTGCCGGCATGAAGCCTGGAGTACCGGGCTGCGAGATAGATGATCTTGCACGCAATCATATCACATCAAACGGATATGCAGAGTATCAGCACGGACTTGGTCATCAGGTGGGCAGGGCTGTACATGACGGAGGAGCCGGACTCTTCCCCCGCTGGGAGCGTTACGGCAACACACCTTTCCTCCCTCTGGAGCCAGGACATGTTTTCACCATTGAACCCCGCCTCTTTGTTGAAGGGCACGGAGTGGTTACCGTTGAAGAAATGGTGAATGTAACCGCTGACGGATGCAGATGGCTTTCGCATCCGCAGGAAGAACTCTGGTATATAAAAGGATAA
- a CDS encoding BamA/TamA family outer membrane protein: protein MIQRLFINAALLFSFLTLSIYSQTISEIRITGDDNLTDPVKKLISITPSQILTDSLPEEKAEKLLLLSLKDFGFFSIESITRNREYSSDSAFYVLTFNVVPGMRSIIREIIAADSAMPDLTLLREELEGMAFDRLLIEEAMKNLLLREENRGYPFSAVNIKKVVLKGDSVSVYIGISSGPKGTIQQIEITGNALTSREVIIRELRLKEGETYSDELAAKIPPRLNRLRLFEPVSPPSFYFNSKDEGVLSISVNERQFNNFDGIVGYMPPGQNEKNGYITGLLTISLRNILGSGRMAGFRWQKIDRNSQELEIKYTEPWLFAFPVNVSGGVFQRKQDTTYIQLKYDFSADYMLNENVTLSWIAGFESIVPQVNDSIARFTVYNSSYFTNGAEAVFDSRNDPLVPERGVYLKASFSLSNKKINGPAQYISPGQQVSFLLRRTVSQLQFYSTIIRRQVAALRLRYQEVSGDNLETNDFYRLGGNTDLRGYRENQFLASRILMANLEYRFLTGGRTFIYPFFDIAYYKRDANPVSRITADEQVKAGYGAGVYLETGAGMLRVEYGLAKGDSFSEGKIHFGIVSEF from the coding sequence ATGATACAGCGACTTTTCATTAACGCGGCTCTTCTTTTTTCCTTTTTAACTCTTTCCATTTATTCCCAGACGATCAGCGAAATCCGGATTACCGGTGATGATAACCTGACCGATCCGGTTAAAAAACTAATCAGTATCACCCCATCACAGATTCTCACAGACTCGCTTCCCGAAGAAAAGGCAGAAAAACTCCTGCTTCTCTCGCTGAAAGATTTTGGATTTTTTTCTATTGAGAGCATTACCAGGAACAGGGAGTATTCGTCTGACTCTGCTTTCTACGTTCTCACTTTCAATGTAGTTCCGGGGATGCGGAGTATCATCAGGGAAATTATTGCGGCTGATTCGGCAATGCCGGATCTGACGCTGCTCAGGGAAGAACTTGAAGGTATGGCTTTTGACCGGCTGCTTATTGAAGAGGCGATGAAAAATCTGCTTCTCAGAGAGGAAAACCGGGGATATCCTTTTTCAGCAGTGAATATCAAAAAGGTAGTGCTCAAGGGGGATTCCGTTTCGGTATATATAGGTATAAGCAGCGGCCCCAAAGGAACGATACAGCAGATTGAAATAACCGGTAATGCTCTCACCAGCCGTGAGGTGATTATCCGCGAACTCCGGCTGAAAGAGGGAGAAACCTATAGTGATGAACTAGCCGCAAAAATTCCTCCGCGGCTGAACCGTCTCCGGTTGTTTGAGCCTGTTTCGCCCCCATCTTTTTACTTTAACTCGAAAGATGAAGGGGTGCTTTCCATTTCAGTTAATGAACGTCAGTTTAACAATTTTGACGGTATTGTGGGATATATGCCGCCGGGACAGAATGAAAAAAACGGATATATAACCGGGCTGCTGACAATCTCCCTGCGTAATATTTTAGGGTCAGGACGCATGGCAGGCTTCCGGTGGCAGAAGATTGACCGTAATTCCCAGGAACTGGAAATCAAATATACCGAACCCTGGCTTTTTGCTTTTCCGGTTAATGTAAGCGGAGGAGTATTCCAGCGGAAACAGGATACAACCTATATCCAGCTGAAATATGATTTCTCCGCTGATTATATGCTGAATGAAAATGTAACACTGAGCTGGATCGCGGGATTTGAAAGCATCGTGCCGCAGGTAAATGATTCAATTGCACGCTTCACCGTTTATAATTCTTCCTACTTCACCAATGGAGCTGAAGCGGTTTTTGACTCGCGGAATGATCCGTTGGTACCGGAGCGGGGAGTTTATCTGAAAGCTTCGTTCAGTCTGTCAAATAAGAAAATTAATGGTCCCGCGCAGTATATATCACCCGGACAGCAGGTATCGTTTTTGCTGAGAAGGACTGTGTCACAGCTTCAGTTCTACTCAACCATTATCCGCCGTCAGGTTGCTGCGCTGCGGCTGAGGTATCAGGAAGTGAGCGGAGATAATCTGGAGACCAATGATTTTTACCGCCTCGGAGGCAATACCGATCTGCGCGGCTACCGGGAAAATCAGTTTCTGGCATCGCGTATACTAATGGCGAATCTGGAATACCGTTTTCTTACCGGCGGAAGAACGTTCATCTATCCTTTTTTTGATATTGCCTATTATAAGAGGGATGCAAATCCGGTTTCACGGATTACAGCGGATGAACAGGTAAAAGCCGGATATGGAGCCGGTGTGTATCTTGAAACAGGTGCCGGGATGCTGCGAGTAGAATATGGCCTGGCTAAGGGAGACTCATTTTCGGAGGGGAAAATTCACTTTGGGATTGTGTCGGAGTTTTAG
- a CDS encoding 1-phosphofructokinase: MILTVTANPLLELVYTRDRFEPGENNRADAFAWHAGGKGINISRQLAALSTPSVAFLPLGGETGKILRSVLEEEKLTFSPVAVKSPVRTASRLKENGRITTAFGTNIPLSSSDIASCIDKLGKMIVNVEMVSFSGSVPCPEAAEIYIEGIRLAKKHDKICFLDTYGPHLQDCLKEAPAVLHVNSDEILPLYGKQFTDEKEMREILNDLYGYGIKQAFITNGGFLFFSSNFNFHFRVSPPLLQAKDETGSGDAFMAGIMYGWYHDMVYNDFLRLAVSLGAANARSFDVCRVTRAEADLLAGQVSIEPAGEKIKLIDDTATFH; encoded by the coding sequence ATGATTCTTACGGTAACCGCAAATCCGCTGCTTGAACTGGTCTATACACGGGACAGATTCGAGCCCGGAGAAAATAACCGTGCTGATGCCTTTGCATGGCATGCAGGAGGCAAGGGAATAAATATCTCCCGGCAGCTTGCCGCACTCAGCACCCCATCGGTTGCGTTTCTGCCTCTTGGGGGCGAGACAGGAAAAATCCTCCGTTCAGTTCTGGAAGAAGAAAAACTTACCTTCTCACCGGTCGCAGTTAAATCTCCCGTGAGAACTGCTTCACGCCTAAAGGAAAATGGCCGCATCACTACGGCATTTGGAACAAATATCCCCCTCTCTTCTTCTGATATTGCCTCATGCATAGACAAACTCGGTAAGATGATTGTTAATGTGGAGATGGTATCCTTTTCCGGCAGCGTGCCCTGCCCCGAGGCCGCGGAAATATATATTGAGGGAATTCGTCTGGCAAAAAAGCATGACAAAATCTGTTTTCTTGATACCTATGGCCCGCATCTTCAGGATTGCCTGAAAGAAGCTCCTGCCGTACTGCATGTTAATTCGGATGAAATACTTCCTTTATACGGCAAACAATTCACTGATGAAAAGGAAATGCGGGAAATTCTGAATGATCTTTACGGTTACGGTATAAAGCAGGCGTTTATAACAAACGGCGGTTTCCTGTTTTTCTCGTCAAATTTTAACTTTCATTTCAGGGTATCACCTCCTCTGCTTCAGGCAAAGGATGAAACCGGAAGCGGGGATGCATTTATGGCAGGTATCATGTATGGCTGGTACCATGACATGGTATATAATGATTTTCTGCGGCTGGCAGTATCGCTTGGCGCCGCAAATGCCCGTTCATTTGATGTCTGCAGGGTTACACGTGCTGAAGCGGATCTGCTTGCCGGCCAGGTGAGCATTGAACCCGCGGGTGAAAAAATAAAGCTGATTGATGATACAGCGACTTTTCATTAA
- a CDS encoding cation transporter, whose translation MYKTLYSISKMDCPSEEAMIRMKFDGDPGVRKIEFDLTARQAAFYHTTSAKEITAKLTPLNLDAEVKESVPWRDEITPDEDVQRSILIKVLIINFSLFVAEALYGFLSGSMGLLADSLDMLADAFVYGLSLYAIGHAASAKKRVAGISGYIQLSLALIGAFEVVRRFIAPSEAPEYVIMIIVSLFALAGNWASLVLLKKAKSQEAHIKASMIFTSNDIIINMGVIAAAVIVYLSGSQIPDLVIGGVVFGIVLRGAFRIISLSK comes from the coding sequence ATGTACAAAACACTCTACTCAATCAGCAAAATGGACTGCCCCTCTGAGGAGGCAATGATCAGGATGAAATTTGACGGCGACCCCGGCGTCCGGAAAATTGAGTTTGATCTCACAGCCCGGCAGGCAGCTTTTTATCATACAACAAGCGCTAAAGAGATTACCGCAAAACTCACCCCTCTTAATCTTGATGCTGAAGTAAAAGAAAGCGTACCCTGGAGGGATGAAATAACTCCTGATGAAGATGTTCAGAGGAGTATCCTCATAAAGGTACTTATTATCAATTTTTCCCTCTTTGTTGCCGAAGCGCTGTATGGATTTTTGTCCGGTTCGATGGGGCTGCTGGCGGATAGTCTTGATATGCTCGCGGATGCTTTTGTTTATGGGCTCAGTCTCTATGCAATCGGTCATGCAGCCTCTGCCAAGAAGAGGGTGGCAGGCATCAGCGGATATATACAACTTTCGCTGGCTTTGATCGGCGCATTTGAAGTAGTACGAAGATTTATCGCTCCCTCTGAAGCGCCTGAGTATGTTATTATGATTATTGTATCATTATTCGCTCTTGCGGGCAATTGGGCATCATTAGTTCTGCTGAAAAAAGCCAAAAGCCAGGAGGCACATATAAAAGCGAGTATGATTTTTACTTCGAATGATATTATCATTAATATGGGAGTGATAGCTGCTGCGGTTATTGTCTATTTGAGCGGCTCTCAGATTCCGGATCTGGTCATCGGCGGAGTTGTATTCGGGATTGTCCTTCGCGGAGCATTCAGAATAATCTCCCTGAGTAAATAA
- a CDS encoding short-chain dehydrogenase: MDIKNKTVLVLGGWGLVGNSVIRKMLPEKPGRIIVTSLKKEEAQEAVAHLKKEFPGYPANFFTPWWGNVFLREEHKELNRVEILMDPEKRKTMMEDTMEELTPEILEASSLYKLITKYKPDVIIDCINTATGIAYQDIYTTYKTLKNRLKNKPGAEELTAEIEKLFCTMYLPQLIRHIQIFYNAMAKAKTQIYFKVGTSGTGGMGLNIPYTHSEEKPSRVLLSKSAVAGAHTLLLFLMARTPDTAITKEIKPAAAIAWKRIAFGPVRKRGKKIELLDIEPEMAQVLGSEYRFALKNKIPSSGKPLQSVFIDTGENGIFSRGEFEAISAQKQMEFVTPEEIADNIIFEIKGGNTGHDVINALDNATLNPSYRAGYMQHFAVNKMAELEKLSGIDSVAFEMLGPPRLSKLLYEIYLISKIAGSMKSAAVYDAKKLSDGCFKLISEDKELTSRIVSIGIPVLFPDGKTLLRGNDVKIPVQTGNEFLPMDQKTIDMWANDGWVDLRKENMSQWKKRLKALMEEADAISDDDSSSLHVRTKSYWNNYETIDPGRVVSWIFIHEEKGKRIKG; the protein is encoded by the coding sequence ATGGATATTAAAAATAAAACCGTTCTTGTGCTTGGCGGCTGGGGACTGGTCGGTAATTCCGTTATCAGAAAAATGCTCCCTGAAAAACCGGGACGGATCATCGTAACATCACTCAAAAAAGAGGAAGCTCAGGAAGCTGTTGCCCATCTGAAAAAAGAATTCCCGGGGTACCCCGCAAATTTCTTCACCCCCTGGTGGGGAAATGTGTTCCTGCGGGAAGAGCATAAAGAGCTGAACCGGGTGGAAATTCTGATGGACCCGGAAAAGCGGAAAACCATGATGGAAGACACCATGGAGGAACTGACTCCTGAAATTCTGGAAGCATCTTCCCTCTATAAACTGATTACAAAATATAAGCCTGATGTGATTATTGACTGCATCAATACCGCGACGGGAATTGCTTATCAGGATATATATACCACATATAAGACTCTTAAAAACCGGCTGAAAAACAAACCGGGAGCTGAGGAGCTTACCGCGGAAATTGAAAAGCTCTTCTGCACTATGTATCTGCCGCAGCTTATCCGTCATATTCAGATCTTTTATAACGCAATGGCCAAAGCCAAAACGCAGATCTACTTTAAAGTGGGAACCAGCGGAACGGGCGGAATGGGTCTGAATATCCCCTATACACACAGTGAAGAAAAACCCTCCCGCGTGCTGCTGAGTAAATCAGCCGTTGCAGGTGCTCATACACTGCTGCTCTTCTTGATGGCAAGAACTCCTGACACTGCAATTACCAAGGAAATTAAACCTGCAGCCGCAATTGCATGGAAGCGCATTGCTTTTGGGCCTGTCAGAAAACGCGGAAAAAAAATTGAGCTTCTGGATATCGAACCGGAAATGGCTCAGGTGCTCGGCAGTGAATACCGCTTTGCCCTGAAGAATAAAATTCCTTCATCCGGAAAACCTCTGCAGTCCGTATTTATTGATACCGGTGAAAACGGGATTTTCTCACGCGGTGAGTTTGAAGCAATCAGCGCCCAGAAGCAGATGGAGTTTGTAACTCCGGAAGAAATTGCAGACAACATCATCTTTGAAATAAAAGGAGGCAATACCGGCCACGATGTTATTAACGCGCTTGATAACGCAACACTGAATCCGAGCTACCGTGCCGGATATATGCAGCACTTTGCGGTTAATAAAATGGCGGAGCTTGAAAAACTATCCGGCATAGACTCCGTTGCATTTGAAATGCTCGGACCTCCGCGTCTTTCCAAACTGCTTTATGAGATATATCTGATTTCAAAAATAGCAGGCTCCATGAAATCAGCAGCTGTTTATGATGCAAAAAAACTTTCTGACGGATGTTTTAAGCTCATCTCTGAAGACAAAGAATTAACGAGCCGGATTGTATCAATCGGAATACCGGTGCTGTTTCCTGACGGAAAAACCCTGCTCCGCGGTAATGATGTAAAGATACCGGTGCAGACCGGCAATGAATTCCTGCCGATGGATCAGAAGACCATTGATATGTGGGCTAACGACGGCTGGGTTGATCTGCGCAAAGAAAATATGTCTCAGTGGAAAAAGCGCCTGAAGGCATTGATGGAAGAAGCTGATGCAATAAGCGATGATGACAGCAGTTCACTTCACGTCCGCACCAAATCCTACTGGAATAATTACGAAACCATTGATCCAGGCCGCGTGGTCAGCTGGATATTTATCCATGAGGAAAAAGGAAAGAGAATAAAAGGATAA
- a CDS encoding carbohydrate binding family 9 domain-containing protein — MILLFLLLTTMCSQAQITDSSVFRQLKLFAVRVSAAPVIDGIPDEAEWKTAEPYSTFYQREPQEGAPVSEKTEVYLLYDDDALYVAALLHESSPDSIVQRLARKDNYISSDRFGIFLDPLRDKRTGYYFGVNAAGTLYDGTLYNDDWDESSWDAVWEGKAVVNNGGWSVEMKIPFSRLRFKGGETMIWGVNFIREISRKNESSYAVFRPKNGSGFVSRFHELHGLSNIRSEKQIEVIPYITGKAEYIPSAPGNPFNDGSRYTPDLGADIKWNLGSDLTLNASVNPDFGQVEIDPAIINLSDGESFFNEKRPFFVEGNSYYSFGYGGSNNYWGFNFGPPEFFYSRRIGRNPAGSVPSSDHYDSPVGTRILASAKLTGQLGEQWKLGTLHALTNREYARLNTGGITSEAEIEPLSYYGLLRMERKINDGTASVGFITTYTNRAFNEPRLQKEMNKSALGFGIDGWTYLDADKVWVFTGWTGVSRIGGDPERIASVQRNFIHYLQRPDADHLGVDPAATSLSGFSGRYMVNKQEGNFTFNAQVGFVDPKFDVSDLGFMFRGDIINKHVVAGYRWTEPGEYIRNANLNIAYFSNHDFGWVKNSEGIFHLGNMTFTNYYGINWNLSYNPKTYNKTRTRGGPLTLNEATYSANLFGWSDSRKDFVVEAGAGTYMTSKSRSVFTSVWMQWSPAPNLSMTFGPEMEWNNDPYMYVTAVSDPLASATYGKRYVFAELEQRTFAAGIRVNWTFTPELSLQAYIQPLASAGKYTKYKELQLSGTNEYMVYGEEGSTFDPASFTADPDGSGPAPAVNLWNNDFNYISLRGNAVMRWEYSPGSVLYLVWTQSRQDFTEIPDFRMGHSISSIFNDRPENIFMLKFTYWMDY, encoded by the coding sequence ATGATACTATTGTTCTTATTGTTGACCACAATGTGCAGTCAGGCCCAGATTACTGACTCATCAGTATTCAGACAGTTGAAATTATTCGCAGTCCGTGTTTCTGCTGCTCCCGTTATTGACGGCATACCGGACGAAGCAGAGTGGAAAACTGCAGAACCCTATTCAACATTCTATCAACGGGAGCCGCAGGAAGGCGCACCTGTATCAGAGAAAACAGAAGTGTATCTTCTTTACGATGATGACGCTCTTTATGTGGCGGCACTCCTGCATGAATCCAGTCCTGACTCAATAGTGCAGCGTCTGGCACGCAAGGATAATTATATATCTTCAGACCGTTTTGGTATTTTTCTTGACCCCCTCCGTGATAAACGAACCGGATACTATTTCGGAGTAAACGCCGCGGGCACGCTGTATGACGGCACCTTGTATAATGATGACTGGGACGAAAGCAGCTGGGACGCAGTATGGGAAGGCAAAGCTGTGGTGAATAACGGCGGCTGGTCGGTAGAAATGAAAATTCCTTTCTCAAGACTCCGCTTTAAGGGAGGAGAAACGATGATTTGGGGAGTAAACTTCATCCGTGAAATATCAAGAAAAAATGAATCTTCCTACGCAGTGTTCCGTCCGAAAAATGGCAGCGGCTTTGTATCGCGTTTCCATGAACTTCACGGGCTTTCAAACATCAGGTCAGAAAAGCAGATTGAGGTGATTCCGTATATAACCGGCAAGGCAGAGTATATACCTTCGGCACCGGGCAACCCGTTTAACGATGGTTCACGCTATACCCCTGATCTCGGCGCTGATATCAAGTGGAATCTTGGTTCTGATCTTACCCTGAATGCTTCGGTAAATCCCGATTTTGGTCAGGTGGAAATTGACCCCGCGATTATCAATCTGAGTGACGGTGAATCATTCTTTAACGAGAAGCGTCCCTTCTTCGTGGAAGGAAACTCATACTACTCATTTGGATATGGCGGCTCTAACAATTACTGGGGATTCAATTTCGGTCCACCGGAGTTTTTTTACAGCAGAAGAATCGGAAGAAATCCTGCCGGCTCAGTTCCTTCATCGGATCATTATGATTCACCAGTAGGAACAAGAATTCTCGCATCCGCAAAACTCACCGGGCAGCTCGGCGAACAATGGAAACTTGGAACGCTCCATGCATTAACCAACCGGGAGTATGCACGGCTGAATACAGGCGGTATTACTTCTGAAGCTGAAATTGAACCGCTCTCTTATTACGGACTGCTCCGCATGGAAAGAAAGATTAATGATGGTACCGCCTCAGTCGGTTTCATTACAACTTACACAAACCGCGCTTTCAATGAACCGCGGCTGCAGAAAGAGATGAATAAAAGTGCACTGGGATTCGGCATTGACGGCTGGACCTATCTTGATGCTGACAAAGTGTGGGTATTCACCGGGTGGACAGGTGTTTCGCGGATAGGCGGAGATCCGGAACGGATTGCATCAGTGCAGCGGAACTTTATCCACTATCTGCAGCGTCCGGATGCTGATCACCTCGGAGTTGACCCGGCAGCAACTTCGCTGAGCGGATTTTCCGGCAGATATATGGTTAATAAGCAGGAAGGTAATTTTACCTTTAATGCCCAGGTTGGTTTTGTTGACCCGAAATTTGATGTGAGCGATCTCGGATTTATGTTTCGCGGTGATATAATTAATAAACATGTTGTCGCCGGCTACCGGTGGACAGAACCGGGAGAGTATATACGCAATGCCAATCTTAATATTGCCTATTTTTCAAACCATGATTTCGGCTGGGTGAAGAATAGTGAAGGAATTTTTCATTTAGGAAACATGACATTTACAAACTATTACGGTATCAACTGGAATCTTTCATATAACCCGAAAACGTATAATAAAACCAGAACGCGCGGCGGTCCTCTTACTCTTAATGAAGCAACGTATTCAGCCAATCTGTTCGGCTGGTCTGATTCCAGAAAAGATTTTGTTGTTGAGGCGGGCGCGGGTACCTATATGACCTCAAAAAGCAGGAGTGTGTTTACTTCAGTCTGGATGCAGTGGTCACCGGCTCCTAATCTATCGATGACCTTCGGCCCGGAAATGGAATGGAATAATGATCCATATATGTATGTAACCGCTGTTTCTGATCCGCTTGCATCGGCAACCTATGGCAAACGGTACGTATTTGCCGAACTGGAACAACGTACGTTCGCCGCGGGCATCAGGGTGAACTGGACCTTTACACCGGAGCTTTCACTGCAGGCATATATACAGCCGCTTGCTTCTGCAGGCAAGTATACAAAGTATAAGGAGCTGCAGCTTTCCGGAACAAATGAATATATGGTGTATGGGGAAGAGGGTTCAACCTTTGATCCAGCTTCCTTTACTGCCGACCCCGACGGCAGCGGACCGGCTCCGGCAGTAAACCTCTGGAATAACGATTTTAATTATATATCACTGCGCGGCAATGCAGTTATGCGGTGGGAGTATTCGCCCGGATCAGTGTTGTATCTGGTCTGGACCCAGTCACGGCAGGATTTTACCGAAATCCCTGACTTCCGCATGGGACACTCCATCAGCAGTATTTTTAACGACCGTCCGGAAAATATCTTCATGCTGAAATTCACCTACTGGATGGATTATTGA
- a CDS encoding VCBS repeat-containing protein, whose protein sequence is MISRFFFQSIFLSLLAFHVIFPQNFAKTGLSFPGFTSGNIVWGDYNNDGFLDILFAGGPYPWAGTSSIYKNNGDGTFSENQSSFILKLSNATGAWVDVNNDGLLDIIISGYYQLLRRPVAKVYLNNGDETFSETPNDIAGTYYSSIACADFDNNGTIDFVISGLDRDLLPLTKLYKNLGNGSFEAVQTGFVNVWQGSSAWGDFDNDGFLDLVISGNDNIDNNLSKGVTKLYRNNGDGSFTSVQSSVPGVFTGSVSWGDYNNDGLLDILITGDRKFELFGMNAAIAEIYKNTGGGTFQRADITLPGMISSTGIWADINNDGNIDILLSGSKGVFGIEPYTQLFINDGTGGFSPTDDSLKQLAQSVAALGDFNNNGRLDLILSGYDEENLTYSAVFYENITASTNARPLVPSGLSEAVTGSEVTLSWNSSTDPQNAGQSVTYNIRIGTAPGTADIYTPMASAVTGKRSIPHYGNVNHNTSWKVKGLAPGEYYWSVQAVDNGFLASAFSPERKFIIGTPASAKDVHSALSFELKGNYPNPFNPSTMISFSLPEDEFVSLKVYNILGNEAAVLAEKEMPAGSHRIEFSAGNLAAGVYIYILKAGRFSASGRMMLVK, encoded by the coding sequence ATGATCAGCCGATTTTTCTTTCAGAGTATTTTTCTGAGTTTACTAGCATTCCACGTCATTTTTCCGCAGAATTTTGCTAAAACAGGACTCTCATTTCCCGGGTTTACCAGCGGAAATATTGTTTGGGGGGACTATAACAATGACGGTTTTCTGGATATACTCTTCGCGGGCGGTCCTTACCCCTGGGCGGGAACCTCTTCGATTTATAAAAATAACGGGGATGGCACTTTTTCTGAAAATCAGAGTTCTTTCATTCTTAAACTCTCCAATGCCACAGGTGCCTGGGTTGATGTAAATAACGACGGGCTGCTTGATATCATCATTTCCGGCTACTACCAGTTATTACGCAGACCTGTGGCGAAGGTCTATCTGAATAATGGTGACGAAACTTTTTCTGAAACGCCAAATGATATTGCAGGGACATACTACTCTTCAATCGCGTGCGCCGATTTTGATAATAACGGAACTATTGATTTCGTGATATCAGGACTTGACCGTGACCTGCTCCCTCTTACAAAACTGTATAAGAACCTCGGGAATGGTTCATTTGAAGCGGTGCAGACCGGGTTTGTAAATGTCTGGCAGGGAAGTTCTGCCTGGGGAGATTTTGATAATGACGGCTTTCTTGATCTGGTTATCTCAGGAAATGATAATATCGACAACAATTTGTCTAAAGGGGTCACAAAACTTTACAGAAACAACGGGGATGGTTCATTTACTTCAGTACAGTCATCTGTTCCCGGGGTATTTACAGGCTCGGTCAGCTGGGGTGATTATAATAATGACGGCCTGCTTGATATTCTTATTACCGGCGACAGAAAGTTTGAATTATTCGGAATGAATGCCGCTATCGCAGAGATTTATAAAAACACCGGCGGCGGGACTTTTCAGAGAGCAGATATTACACTCCCCGGAATGATTAGCAGTACAGGCATCTGGGCAGATATTAATAACGATGGTAATATTGATATCCTGCTTTCCGGATCAAAAGGTGTTTTTGGCATAGAACCCTACACACAGCTTTTTATCAATGACGGAACAGGGGGTTTTTCACCCACGGATGACTCTCTGAAACAGCTTGCCCAGAGTGTGGCTGCCTTGGGGGACTTTAATAATAACGGCAGACTCGATCTTATCCTCTCTGGTTATGACGAGGAGAACCTGACCTATTCCGCGGTCTTTTATGAAAACATAACTGCCTCAACAAACGCAAGGCCTCTGGTTCCTTCCGGTCTTTCAGAAGCTGTAACCGGCTCCGAGGTTACACTTTCCTGGAACAGTTCAACTGATCCGCAGAATGCGGGGCAATCCGTAACCTACAATATAAGAATCGGCACGGCTCCCGGCACTGCTGATATATATACACCGATGGCATCGGCAGTTACGGGCAAAAGAAGCATTCCCCACTACGGTAATGTTAACCACAATACATCATGGAAAGTGAAAGGACTGGCTCCGGGGGAATATTATTGGAGTGTGCAGGCAGTGGATAACGGATTTCTGGCTTCAGCCTTTTCTCCTGAGAGGAAATTTATAATAGGCACTCCTGCGTCCGCAAAAGATGTACATTCTGCTCTCAGCTTTGAACTGAAAGGAAATTACCCGAATCCGTTTAATCCGTCAACCATGATATCCTTTTCTCTCCCTGAGGACGAATTTGTTTCACTGAAGGTGTATAATATTCTTGGGAATGAAGCAGCCGTTCTTGCGGAAAAAGAAATGCCTGCGGGAAGCCACAGAATAGAGTTCAGTGCCGGAAATCTGGCGGCAGGAGTGTATATCTATATCCTCAAAGCTGGCAGATTTTCTGCTTCCGGCAGGATGATGCTGGTGAAATAA